A genomic segment from Bubalus bubalis isolate 160015118507 breed Murrah chromosome 5, NDDB_SH_1, whole genome shotgun sequence encodes:
- the LOC102407062 gene encoding mas-related G-protein coupled receptor member X2 isoform X1 codes for MLRGGPQRTSHLPVPLRQEIAGPFGILLSLPGPPGFSPAPAGSHTSRGWKSVVCRLSIPAKLFLFYSLPPARRMASRNTSGGFLSLDPTIAAWEPEFTPMNHTGEDHPQTFSTMTMTLFVLTAIIALGGLAGNAVVLWLLGFHLRRNAFTVYILNLAAADFLCLCCQVIDSLEALIACCSASSIPSFFTTVMTFAYLAGLSLLSAISTERCVSVLCPVWYRCHRPTHLSAIVCTVLWAVALLLSILEGKFCGFLLTDFSHLWCQVFDFIAAGWMMFLFGLLAGSSLALLLRILCKSQHIQLTRLYVTVGLTVLAFLLCGLPYGILWFLLIWIQDDLFAIPCHNCLVVFGLSCINSSINPIIYFFVGSFRQRQTKKRGRQTLKVVLQRALEDISEVGESEGSLPQATLELRNSLVS; via the exons AACCTCTCATTTGCCAGTTCCCCTCCGGCAGGAAATCGCAGGGCCTTTCGGCATCTTGCTGAGCCTCCCtgggccaccaggcttctctcctgCTCCTGCAGGCAGCCACACATCCAGAGGGTGGAAAAGCGTTGTCTGCCGTTTGTCAATCCCAGCAAAGCTATTTCTTTTCTACTCACTACCTCCAGCAAGAAGAATGGCGTCAAG GAATACCAGCGGAGGGTTTCTGAGCTTGGATCCAACCATCGCAGCCTGGGAGCCAGAATTCACACCCATGAATCACACTGGCGAGGACCATCCTCAAACTTTCAGCACGATGACCATGACCCTGTTCGTGCTGACGGCCATCATTGCCCTGGGAGGACTGGCAGGAAACGCGGTTGTGCTCTGGCTCCTGGGCTTTCACTTGCGCAGGAATGCCTTCACCGTCTACATCCTCAACCTGGCGGCAGCCGACTTCCTGTGCCTCTGCTGCCAAGTTATAGATTCCCTGGAGGCCCTCATCGCCTGCTGCAGCGCCAGCTCCATCCCCAGCTTTTTCACCACTGTGATGACCTTCGCCTACCTGGCGGGCCTGAGCTTGCTCAGCGCCATTAGCACCGAGCGCTGTGTGTCCGTCCTGTGCCCCGTCTGGTACCGCTGCCACCGCCCCACACACTTATCAGCCATCGTGTGCACCGTGCTCTGGGCCGTGGCCCTGCTGCTGAGTATCCTGGAGGGGAAGTTCTGTGGCTTCCTCTTAACGGATTTTAGCCATCTTTGGTGTCAGGTGTTTGATTTCATCGCTGCCGGGTGGATGATGTTCTTATTTGGGCTCCTCGCTGGGTCCAGCCTGGCCCTGCTGCTCAGGATCCTGTGTAAGTCCCAGCACATACAGCTGACCAGGCTCTATGTGACCGTTGGGCTCACGGTGCTGGCCTTCCTGCTCTGCGGCCTGCCCTACGGCATCCTCTGGTTCCTCTTAATCTGGATTCAGGATGATTTGTTTGCCATCCCCTGTCACAACTGCCTGGTTGTCTTTGGTTTGTCCTGCATCAACAGCTCCATCAATCCCATCATTTACTTCTTCGTGGGCTCCTTCAGGCAAAGGCAGACAAAGAAGCGAGGGCGGCAGACCCTCAAGGTGGTGCTCCAGCGGGCCTTGGAGGACATATCAGAAGTGGGTGAAAGCGAAGGCTCCCTTCCTCAGGCAACCCTGGAGTTGAGAAACAGTCTGGTGTCCTGA
- the LOC102407062 gene encoding mas-related G-protein coupled receptor member X2 isoform X2: MASRNTSGGFLSLDPTIAAWEPEFTPMNHTGEDHPQTFSTMTMTLFVLTAIIALGGLAGNAVVLWLLGFHLRRNAFTVYILNLAAADFLCLCCQVIDSLEALIACCSASSIPSFFTTVMTFAYLAGLSLLSAISTERCVSVLCPVWYRCHRPTHLSAIVCTVLWAVALLLSILEGKFCGFLLTDFSHLWCQVFDFIAAGWMMFLFGLLAGSSLALLLRILCKSQHIQLTRLYVTVGLTVLAFLLCGLPYGILWFLLIWIQDDLFAIPCHNCLVVFGLSCINSSINPIIYFFVGSFRQRQTKKRGRQTLKVVLQRALEDISEVGESEGSLPQATLELRNSLVS, from the exons ATGGCGTCAAG GAATACCAGCGGAGGGTTTCTGAGCTTGGATCCAACCATCGCAGCCTGGGAGCCAGAATTCACACCCATGAATCACACTGGCGAGGACCATCCTCAAACTTTCAGCACGATGACCATGACCCTGTTCGTGCTGACGGCCATCATTGCCCTGGGAGGACTGGCAGGAAACGCGGTTGTGCTCTGGCTCCTGGGCTTTCACTTGCGCAGGAATGCCTTCACCGTCTACATCCTCAACCTGGCGGCAGCCGACTTCCTGTGCCTCTGCTGCCAAGTTATAGATTCCCTGGAGGCCCTCATCGCCTGCTGCAGCGCCAGCTCCATCCCCAGCTTTTTCACCACTGTGATGACCTTCGCCTACCTGGCGGGCCTGAGCTTGCTCAGCGCCATTAGCACCGAGCGCTGTGTGTCCGTCCTGTGCCCCGTCTGGTACCGCTGCCACCGCCCCACACACTTATCAGCCATCGTGTGCACCGTGCTCTGGGCCGTGGCCCTGCTGCTGAGTATCCTGGAGGGGAAGTTCTGTGGCTTCCTCTTAACGGATTTTAGCCATCTTTGGTGTCAGGTGTTTGATTTCATCGCTGCCGGGTGGATGATGTTCTTATTTGGGCTCCTCGCTGGGTCCAGCCTGGCCCTGCTGCTCAGGATCCTGTGTAAGTCCCAGCACATACAGCTGACCAGGCTCTATGTGACCGTTGGGCTCACGGTGCTGGCCTTCCTGCTCTGCGGCCTGCCCTACGGCATCCTCTGGTTCCTCTTAATCTGGATTCAGGATGATTTGTTTGCCATCCCCTGTCACAACTGCCTGGTTGTCTTTGGTTTGTCCTGCATCAACAGCTCCATCAATCCCATCATTTACTTCTTCGTGGGCTCCTTCAGGCAAAGGCAGACAAAGAAGCGAGGGCGGCAGACCCTCAAGGTGGTGCTCCAGCGGGCCTTGGAGGACATATCAGAAGTGGGTGAAAGCGAAGGCTCCCTTCCTCAGGCAACCCTGGAGTTGAGAAACAGTCTGGTGTCCTGA